Part of the Rhinolophus sinicus isolate RSC01 linkage group LG14, ASM3656204v1, whole genome shotgun sequence genome is shown below.
TGGAAATCAAGAGACGGGACCCAGCAGACGCTCCACCATGAACTATCCATAGGTCCTTGGATGAGTTACACAAACACTGTGGGTCTGCCTTTCTTCCTGTCACAAATTGAAGATACTTTACCAGATGACATCTGACTAAGGTCCCCTCTGacttcagaatttcattttttaaatagtttattacaTCTACTTTTtcttgtcagtttaattttcagacccagccagggacccTGAGAGGGCCAAGGAAAACGTTTTCCTCTCCTGTACTGCCAACCCATGAGAACAGGAAAGTAGATGGTGAACtaattaatgaagaaagaaaggtgaagagatggaagaataaagatcatttttgttgttttcaccatttttaagtttacCTGCCAAGGAAACAATGAAGTGCAAGTAgcctagaaagaaagaaataagaaacaggggcgaccggttggctcagtggttggagcgccatgttcataacaccaaggtcgccggttcgagtcccacatgggccagtgagctgtgccctccacaactagaatgaaaaacaacaacttgacatcctggaaaaacacactgttccccaatattccccaagttaaaaaaagaaaaaagaaataaacatgagCATAAGCAGACTACTATTACTAGGCAGTGCCTGGAAAAcatgtctctctgttttatttgttttgtactcTGGCCCCTCCTGCTCATTCAAGAGACTCATTCATGGCATTTAGTGCTCCTTGCAAGTGGGTGGTTTGGGTGTATATTTACAACAGCACTTCTCAGGAAGCTCTAGCATAAATCCTGTGGCAGAGAAGATTCTTGGACTCTGGGTACAGATTGTTTCAGTTCCTGTGATGTTTATTGAATGTATAAACTAAAGCATGAGAGCATACAAATCAGAGAATTCCTGCCACCCTGAACCAGTGGACATTTCGATGGAagagtgttaaaaataaaaagccaaactcTGGGGCCCAGTCTGCCAGCGTTTTCCAAAAGCTAAATGTACCACAGAACTAGACTGAAATATCTTACACGCTGATCTAACGTTTCAAAGCAATTTCTTCCTTGAGTAATGGAAGTGTTTTTAAAGGCAGTGAAAAGACTCCTTGGGGAGGATGGGGGGATACAGCAATTCAAGGTGTATCTGTCCTTTTAAACTAAATTCTTACTCCTTTAGCCTGCCTTTGCGGAGGCTTATTGCAGGATCTAGTTCAATACATGTGACTAGCAGAGAATTATGGAGTTTAAAGAAAGCGAAACCATGTATATTTCTTATGTGGTGTACTGCAATGATTGAATTCTGTTCAACATGCTTCTTGTGTTTGTTGGGATAGCATCTTTCTTTCCATGTCAGTTCACTGCCTTGTTACACCTACCAAGGACGGGGAGCATTTCCAACCCAACGAGAGTCACCTCAAATACACATCAGcctataaaaataatgtcatgcaTACCACACCATCACCCGTTTCCCCACCACCTTCTCAGCCAGCAAGAACACTGGCTGGCACACAGAGAAATGTTTAGAAGCTAATTTGTTGAAttagtgaattaatgaatattaGTCAGAATAACAGAGGAAAAGGGGGGTATCATTTATTATAGATCTATAATCTCATACCATCCAAAATCCAAGAAGCCCtgaaaactgatatttttttcccataattTACTTGGTGGCAAAACCTAATTGGACCTGAACTCATTTAGCAGCAGATCCTAACAAAAACTGATGGAGGGCTACGTGTACTCTTTATTTGATCTGCTTTGTGTGAGTTTTCACATGTGAAGTTGCAGATATATTAATGTGTTTGGTTACAGGCTACTGGCCTCAGGAGCCTCTGGAGAGTCATATAATATATGGGTTGATATGTAAATATCATATATGCACTAGGttaactttctaaaatgcaaagCAAATTCTGAATTCCAAAATATGTCAGGCCCAGGGGATTGGGATAGGAGTATCCACCTTTTACTACGACTCTACCTCATTTTAAACCCTCCAGTGACTTCCCAACAGACTTGGGTGAGACCCCCACTCTTTCCCACAACTCCAAGGCCATGCCCACCtcctccagcaccatttgtttcCCCCCTGTGGGCCACCTGGCTCCCTACTCACTTCCTTCCGCCATTTTCACTTGTGAGTGCTTCCGCTGGGAAAGCTTTCCCCCGTTGTTCCTCTCCTGCCTGGCTCCTCTCCTTCCTTTAGGTTTCAACTTAAATTCCTCCTCCCCACAGAGGCCTTCCCTAACCTGCCCGTTATTATTAGTTCCTGTGCTATTCCCCACCAAGCACCCTATTTAGTCCTTCACAGAAAGTACGCCAATCGATAATTATTACATTCgtttttgtttattgttcatCTCTCCCTCCAGATTCTAAGCTCCCTGAATTCAAGGACTTTTTACCTTTATTCAGTTTTCTATGCCCAGCCCTTTGCATGCTGTATGACACATTGCAGGGGCTCCACATACTTTTGctgaattgaatgaatgaatgaatgaatgaatcagccAAGCTCTATCAATTAATCCATCCCAGACATGCTGACATTGGGTGGGACTCAAAGACCTCATCAGCTAACAAATCAAAGCTACTAGATGAGGAAAAAGTGAATTGTACATGAAATATataacttgtacataaatgtgttcttggtataaaatatttgtcttagGTGCAGAAAGAATGACTGCAGATATACAGAATCCAGCAGAAACGAAATAGGCGACATGATAGAGATAATGCAATTCTCTACTTGGCAAAGCCTCTGatgacatttttatgaaattaccTCTTGGACTTATTGCTTTCATTAACATTGAGTTGCCTCATTCTGGTCTGGTGCCTtctatcttattttaatatgtgtttttgTGCCCCTGATACGTGGAATTGAAACAGCACCATTTCTCCATCACCTGCCGAAAAACACAGTCCAAAATTTAAATCAGCACTGATTTAAATTTTCTGGGACCCTAGAATTACCGACGATTTCCAGAATAAAGAATTTACACTCTCATCAGAACCGGCTACCGACATGTTAATGATTTCAACATGAAATCAGAAACTTTTGAGGTTATGTCATCCGTGTCATCATGATCTCTCTAAGGTTTCTGGGTGTGGTACGCATCTCATCGTGTGGCACCTTATCCAGGTCAACCTCCAGAACTGGCCACTTTCCAAAAGCCTGCCTGCTCTAGAAAGGgggcattttttctttcttacttcccATATTTCTGCCCTGTGTAGCTAAGGGAGGAAGCTGAGTTTAGCGGTTCATGCAATAGGCTGAGTCAGCAAGCTTAGTTTCCATATTTGGTCATATAATTTGCTAAAAGCCTTTGTCAAGCCCACTCTGAATCCTGAAAGAAGTCTTTGTTCTCTTATATGTAACTTTTGCAAACTTCTGTGCAAAAGATCTCCATTGCTACTGTACTGAAACTCTGAAACATAATACTggaatttttctcctttgaatttcttttagGGATGGTCTTGTTAAAGGATCAATGAGCCAACTGAGCAAGAAACAAACTAAACGCAATGCCAGGGCCTGTGTGGCATACCCACCCGGGTTTCACATGACCCAGTAGGGTCATCCACACCAGTGAGGATGGGAACGGAGGCCCTGGGAGTTGTGACCCAGTAAACACCGTGACCTTGCATAAAGCCATCCAATGAGAAATTGTGCCATCACGAGTAAAATATTGGTCCTTTAACTTGTCATCCATTAGGGTTGACTTTAGAAccaatatttccttcctttgagaTATTTaattgcaaaaaggaaaaaaaaaatatgtccctTTTAAGGGAGTTAAAAGTGCCTCTTGGGAGCATAATATTCTGTAGGATAAAAGTTTCTTTAATCAGATGCTACTATATGTTACAACTCTGAGAGCTCAGCTTTGTCTGCAGATACTTGGCCTATTAGAGGAGGAGCTAAATAAGTGCTATGGGGACCTAACTGAAGGTTAAATATTTAAGGtgtgtttatatgttttattacATCGATGCATAAGAATGTTCATTGAACCATTGTTAGTAACTCTGAAACTTCttcaaaaacttaaacatttaTCAATAGGAGATTGATAAAATAAGAGTTAAAGTAAAGTTAAATGTTATGAAGttcaataaaaacaatgaatctatgtttatttgagtctttgaaaaaaatttaaaaagatatgccAATAGAATACTGTGCTGTATGATCCCATGTATAAAATCCATCTGCATATAGATGGGTAAAGAACTATTTGAATGCACCATAACCAAATATTAATATTGATGTTCCATGGAAGTGAGATTTCCAgggctatttattttcttctttatatttttctgtagtattttctaatatattatttatttatcattcaaatataaataaagctactTGCATTAAAAcgtttttgcatttttcttacgACAGGTAGATAGGCaaggaaataagaaatcaaaCATCACCACTGTTaacaattttctatatttttctacatatatgcacacattatTACACAAATGGGACAACATATACAGACTATGTTAtagtcaggattttttttttttttttttttttttttttttttacttaatagcacattatgagggtttttttctgAGCTCTTAgtggtcttcattttttttttaaatgcccgTGAGTATTTTATTGTACGGATGCATCATGATTGTTTAACTAATCCCCCATTTCTAGAAAGTTATGTGCTTTCCAACAAATCTCTTCCAGTATGAATGGCACTCTGAGGAATATCCTCGTGACTAAATTTTCAGCCATTAGAAACTCTCTCAAAAACAATACAACATGAAGTCAGACCATCTACCATCAGACAAAGGCCAACTGTTTTCTTTGTTGCCAAAAGGACAGCTCGGCCTCTCAGGCCCTTCTTCTGGATTCAGAAACAGATGCTCCAGAGCCAAAGTGGCCTTGTCAGCTGCACTGTGTCCCTGTCTTCCCAGATCTATGCCCAGTAATGCCTCACTATTTGATGAGCACTTTTTAAAGAGTATTGCTTTTTGGTCcgttactgttgacattcaatattattttatattagtttcaggtgtatagcacagtggtgagacattaatataatttatacagtgacctcccccccataagtctagtacccacctgacaccttattagttataacaatattattgactatattccctatgctgagcttgacatccctgtgactattttgcaactaccaatttgtgcttcttattCCTTTCGCCTTTCTCACCTAGCTCTCCAACCTCCTtgcctctgacaaccatcagtttgttctctgcatctatgagtctgcttatgttttgtttgttaatttattttgttctttagattccatgtataagtgagatcatatggcatttctctttctcagtctgacttatttcacttagcataataccctttagatccagccatgttgtcacaaatgataatatttcattatttttaatggctgatgtgtgtgtgtgtgtgtgtgtgtgtgtgtgtgtgtgtgtgtatctcttctttatccaatcgtctattgatgggttGGATTGCTTccactggaccaccttcttacaccatatacaacaataaattcaaaatggattaaagacttaaatgtaagacccaaaaccacaaaactcctagaagaaaatataggcagtaaactctctaaCATTGCTCTTAATGATatattttctgatctatctcctcgggcaagggaaacaaaagaaaaaataaacaaatgggactacattaaactaaaaagttttagtagagcaaagaaaaccaccaacaaaatgaaaaggcatcctactgaatgggaggagatattcaccaatgacacatctgataaagggttaatatccaaaatttataaagaactcacataacttaacaccaaaaaaaaaaaaaaaaagaaatccaattaaaaaatgggcagaggacctgaatagacatttctccaaagagaacatagaGATGGCCACCAGACataatgaaaagatgcttaatatcactaatcatcagagaaatgcaaataaaaaccacagtgaggtatcacctgtcagaatgaccatcatcaatggtcaacaaacaaatgttggagaggatgtggagaaaagggaacgctctgcactgttggtgggaatgtaaaatgctgcagccGCTACGGAACACAGCACagaaattcctcaaaaattaaaaacagaactaccatataatccagcaattccatttctgggtatttatctaaagaaatccaaaacactaattcaaaaagatatatgcacccctatgttcactgcagcattattttatTAGCACTTTGTCACTTTAaggaaaggttaaaaaatattttgtccagtattttcagttttttagtaAGACAGTTATTCCAAATATCAAGTGTTCTATTACTGAAAGTGAAAATagggtattatttttttaagtcatctCTTATTTCCTACTTGAGACCCTCCATGGTTTCCCTCAAACCCAAATCCCTCACTAGCAGCTACCAGGTCCCACATGCTCTGTTTCCTCCCCAAATGTCAGACTATGTCTTGTCCTACTGTGCTcccataaaaatcaataaaggaaACTTCAACTTTTCAAATCAAAATTAGAGTCTGGAAGGCCTGTAAAGGGAGCTCTCGCATCCTACCACTCTATGACCCCAAACAAGCAGAGATAGTACCTTGCATGTCCTACAAAAAGGCGTTTTTTACTTTACTACCCGGGCAAGAGGAAGGAAGATTTTCTTCTTGCCCAGCAACAAGCTGAGCCAATGGAAAGCGCCACAGCTCAGCCAATGAGAATGTCTTGCTGTGACCTTGAACTCTTACTTTGTTTGAAtaaacttccatttttcttttgctaacgactttctctccccaccctttctataaaagccttccattttgTATAATTCCTCAGAGTATCTGTCTACAGGCTGGGTGAGATACTGCCTGATTCACCATTcgtttaataaagccaattacaACTTCAAAACTTACCCAGTGGAATTTTGTTAACACTTCACTTTTAATAACCTACTGTCACTCTGCGACTCCATCTGTGTCCACTCAGGGCCTTTACAGTTTCTACCCCTCTTCCTAGAACCCTATGCCCCCAGATGTCACTTGCCTACCTCCCGCTCATGCTTCAGGTCTCAGTTCTCTGAGAGGCCTTTTCTGAGAGGCCTTCTGACTCTCCCACATAAAGTAGCTTCAACCCGACTCAGTCCTTATTGCTCTGCTTGCGTTAGTCCTTTCCTGACTGCATCTGTCACTCCAGGCCACTTGTTTGAACTGTGTATGTTCCATCTTCTCACACTAGAATGTCAGTTCCATGAAAAGGGGGCCTGACTCTGCTCTATCTTGTTCACCGTATCACCCGTCaccagaacttttaaaaaaggctCTTAAGAAAACATTATTCCTCTCTTTTCAGACATTTTCAAAGTGTACAGTGTGGGAACAGGAGACGGACTTGTAAATGCCCACACACAATCTGTGACGGGACCTGACAGACCAGATGTCATAAGACTGATTATTTTCCAGTTGCTGTGGCTCCGGTGACGAGTCATCCCACCCTGCCTTTCACAACAACATTTCAAAACACGTGTCACTCAGCGTTTCAGACCAGCTCCCCAACTTCATCCATTCTTCCGACTAATCCACATCACACATGACCCACCAAGTGGCTGCAAATTCTAAGAGGGCAACTGAAAGAGGAAAACAGTGAGTACATAAAATGAAATCCAGGGAACCACTATAATTATTCTCATAAActtaaaagtgaatttaaaatacagtagATGTTATGAATCACGGGTTAATGAGCCGCAAGCCTTGAGCAATAGCTACGGTGAGCTGGCAGCATTAGAATCGAGGTGCTAAAAAGACGGCTCTCAGCTTTTTTAGGATCATGGCACAGTTTCAAATGCCTGAGTTGAAGAGATTAAAACTCAAGAAATCGCTAAGTTAGCAATAAATGGAACATCATGATATGCGCTTTCACCAAAGCCTCACACTGCCTGCCAGATCTGAAGCTGTGATTCATAACCACAATATCGTCCTTAGCCACTCGGATTCTGCTTGAAAGCGACAGGTGATGGCGCTGGCAGTACTTCAAAAGTTCAGTCATCTCTTGCctagacatttttcttttgtgaggATTTGAGTTATGTTAAACTATCTGACTTGTAGTAAATCGTATCCAAGCCGCACCATGTTTCACAAACAACTCAGGTCAAGTTCTAACAGACATCGCCTGTTGGCAGAACACTCATCtgcagtaaaattaattttatatgactGAAAGTGGGCAGCCGATTTCCCTGTCCCGGTGGAGCCGTGTCCTGACACACAGCTCAGAAACAAGGCTGAATTCCTTACTTCCCGTTTCCAACATGCATCGTCTACATTCCTCAAGCACATTACATCGGCGGTAAATAAAAGACCTAATTAAAGTTGAATGATTTGTGTATAAAGGTAAGAAATAcggttttaaaacataaagtaaatTGAAGCAAAATCATAAAGGGTCTTAGGTAATATTAAAAGGTGTTAAAACAGGCACACAGAAGCCATTCATTTGTTAATGAActtattcattcacaaatatttattgagcgtcTTCTGTGTGCCAGGTTGATTCCTAATTGATAGAGAAAAACACTGTAAAAACGACGTCCCTTCTTCATGGAGCTTACTTTTCACTGGGAGAGACACATAATaaccaaacaaaattttataagaaCAGAGTAAATAAATAGTCAGGATTGGTGAGGAGGACAGGGGGAGCATAAGGGAGCAGAGAGTACGGGGGAGGACAGAACTGGGAATGACACACGGCTAGGGTGACCTTTGAGAAGAGcctgaaggaagtgagaaagCTTAGAAAACCTGGGTTGCAGATTCCTGAGGGAAGATTGTTACAGGCAGTGGCAGCAACAGGTGGaaaagccctgaggcaggagcgCACTTGTGTCATCAATGGCCGCGGGCTGGAGGGCAATGTTTGAGAGTAGAGCAGTAGAAGAAATCGGGAGGGGATGTTGAGAAGTTGGGAGGCACAGACAAGATCATATAGGGTCTCTGTAAAGACTTTGGCTTCTACTCTGAGTGAAAGAATCAGCCACTGGGTGGTTGTCAGCAGGGGACtgttttaacatgtattttatgATGATGGCTCTgggagaataaaaatggaaacagggAAATCGGAGGAGAGATGATTGATGGTGGTGTTTGAAGCAGGGTGGTGTCTGTGGAAGAGGTGAGAAGTAATTGAATTCTAAATATATTCTGGAGATAAAGCAGAAATACTTTGCTAATGGATTAGATATGGTATGggacagaaagataaaaattaaagaggactgtaattcagagaaaatcaaaatattcaaagaaggaTGTAGTTTATGTCTTTGGATAAGGGGTCCATTGACTTAAAGGATTGCTTAGCAGAAAGAAGGGTTTAATTGACACCAGGTAATATAAAGATACATTTGTTCTACCCAGGTTCTCAGGTAGGTACGATGCTATACCCTTAGAGGCCATCTGCAAACGCACCCGTGTGCGGGCTAGACTGACGGGTGCCATGGGCATTTTGCAGCAACACTCTAAGAATGCTGAGTCCTACCATGCTTGCCATGGTCCGGCATCATGAACAGAAGCTCTCTCACCCAAAATGCCAGCGCTCCCCCATGGGAGAAACAGGGGCTACTCTCCCTCAAGCAATGCTGCCGTCATAAACTGAAGGCTAGAAATGAGAACATGGTGGCTGGTAGCACAGATATTCAAGTCAGATGAACTTGTGCTTCGACCTGTCCTGCTGGACAGCTGGGGACCACTACCTAGACCCTGAGCCTTACGTTTCTCAACTAAATAACGCAGAAAACAATAGTTAATACACATCACTTCGGGTGGTTCTGAGAATTACAAAACTCAGAAAGTACCTGGCCCAGGGTTTGGTTCAGGGAGAATCCTATAAACGTACACTATTATTAGAAgtgggaaaaggggaagaaagaggacCTCTAGGACAGAAACTAAAAGAACCAAGAGGGAAATTCAAATAGAGAAGTCCAATAAAAAGTCTAGAGCAGCACAGTCCAATAAAAATTATCGTAGGTTCGGTTCCAGACTGCCATAGAGAGAAGGCTTCTTTcctaaacctcatgaaccaaacTCCGCCAGCTTCAGACTttccttctgcagcttcctccccTCTCCGCCTTCAGAGATTGAAGAGAGccagggccttgctctggatgaGGCTTTGGCTTAAGGGCATGCGGTgcctggtttgatcttctatccagacttTCTCTGTATCAGCAGTAAAGCTTTTCGCTTTCTTATCATTTATGTTCCATGACAGCACTTTAAATTTCCTTCCAGAACGTTCCCTCTGCATTCAAAGCCTGGCTCACTGGTGTGAGAGGCCTACCTTTCAGCCTATCTCGGCTTTCGACATGTGTTTCTCACTGAGCTTATTTCTAACTTTTCACTTAAAGTGAGATGTGTggctcttcctttcacttgaacacttagaggccgTTGTCGGGATCTTAATTGGCCTAAATTTAAtattgtgtctcagggaatagggaggcccaaggagagggagagggcagaACGGCCGGTgggtggagcagtcagaacacacttTTATGGATTAAGTTCAATGTCTTCTACGGGTGTGGTTTGTGGCACCCCAAATCAAAACAGTGATGTCCAAGAGGACTGATCCCAGATCACcacaacaaatataataatgagaGTTTGAAATATTGAGTTACTAAAATGTGACACAGGAACTAAATCACCAAATGCTATTGGAAAAGTGGTGCCAACACAAAGTGGCCACAAACCTTCGatttgtggaagaaaaaaaaaaaaaaatgcagtgtctGCCGAGCACCATAAAATGAAGCTGTAAAAATGCCAGCacaggtaatttttaaattttcccttGCCACatgaaaaaaaggcaagaaacaggtaaaataaatcttttaaacatatatttaggTGACCAGTTACATCCAAAAAggttattttaacatataatcaatacaaaaaacaaaaaggaggcatttcctttttttgtttttgttttttggtatcaAGTCTTTGAAATCTAATGTGTTATTTCACTTACAGCACATTTCAGTTCAGAGGGGCCCCTTTGATGGGGTCCACAGCCACGTGTGGCTCATGGCTACACATAGGATAGCACAGGGTTAAAGGGTCAGTGAGTAGATACTCTCCCTGCTGGCTCTGGGTAATTCAGATCCTTCGCCACTAACATTTCAGTGCATGGACAGTGGTTTCAGAGAAGTCTCTGTTATCACATCAAGAAGTTAGACCCAGGATCTTTACACAAGCTGAGAAGCGGCAGTGTCGTAGGAAGATTGTGCTAAGACAATCTCTAAGTCACAGAGTGAACTTCACCAGATGTAGGTTCTTGATCCACCTCTATTACTTCCAACATCCTAGGACATGTTACCTAGTCAAAAACCTGTTTGCTTATCTGCACCACAGAGATAAGGGCACTAGCTCCCCTTAGTATTGCTGTGGGGACCACGCACACAAAGCGTGAGCCCAGTGTCTATAAACTGTATTTCTCCAAATGTGAATTGCAGGTATTATTAGTATTTGGGTTTGAGAAATAGAACACGGGTCCACTAGAATTCTCATAATACTTTGCATAACACAAAAGTACTTTAGAGCTGCAGTACTTTGAAGGCTTTTGTTGATAAGCACATTGGGTTCTTCCACAGCTGGGAGTGAGGGCAATGATTTGTCCTTGTGTTCAGATGTACCTTCACCTCTAGAACACTGCCTGCCCATGGTAGGTCCTCAGAAAGCTCATTAAATGAATTTTTGGTTGTAGAACTCCTGAATAATAGTTAAAAGTGCACTATGAAAATATGATCATTAGTCAAGATGGTAACTTAAcctttattctaatatttaaattataaagttcAAGTGGCTATTTTTTCATAACTGTCTCTGCCAGAAATTTAAGACTCTTGAGTTGATACAAAGTTCAAATAACACAGGGCAAGCTTAAATGATTGATCGATCTGCACAGAAGTAGCTCCATATATAAATTACTAAAACATGATCTCAATATACTACCTTCAAGACTGCCCCAGAATGTATGCAATTCTTGATTATTAAAACTCATCACTAATTtcctatagttttaaaaaaaaaaagcatacaacGCGCAATAGCATAAACACATTTATTCACTAACCAAAGGGACGATCTTAATTAAACCAACACTTGGAAATAGTTGCATGCAAAATGTTTATGACAAAGACAACTGAATacagagatggggaaaaaaaaaaaaagcacggaGAGATTTGCTCATTGAACTGAGCCTGTTTACTCGACCAGCTAATTCCTGTCCAGAAGGATGATGGAATTTTTACTCTACTTTTTCATAAACCCGAGTACAGTTGACATTGTTCATGACGCATTCCTAAGAGAAAGAATGATATTAAAGATGTAGGTTAGTGTTGCATCCCAGGGCAATGGTGGTAGTTAAATGCTACGATCAGAATCCTACCGAACCTTGTTATCTATGTCACAAGTGGAGAAAACACATGTTAGGACTCTTGGGTTGGAAAAACTAGAACCTGTCATTTTCCTTAAGATGTGTACATACTTTCCTGAACACTACAGTATTGATGTGCAGTATCTAAATTATTCATTTGGTCTTGGCGAATATTCgtcctcattttaaagaaatggaaaaatgtatgcCTCCGAGGGCAGTTTGGTGGCTTGCTCAAGATGCTACGGGAATGTCACAGCAGATCATGGCCTAaacccagctccagctccatccTTGCTCTATCCCCATGAAGGGCTTTCTTAGTTATTAGTGGTCTAGTATTTAACTCTCTCTTCCCAAACCTGGCCGTCCTGTTCACGATCAGTGATTACAGCAGTTAGGTGAACAGTGAATGTGTGTAAGAAGCCAAGAAGACATAAGCAGTTTGGCACCTACCACCATTAGTTTCCCATTTTCCACTCTTCTTGTTATTGTGCTTTCCTTGCCGTCCCATTCCTGATGTTGCACCAATGCGCCGTTGACAAAATTGCACACAGTctgcaaaaataaagcacatttcTTAATCTTCCAAAGCACGCTACACGAGTTTCCATGACTCACTACCTCCTTAATCgacattttttcatcttttcctttctgagtCTACTTCATTACCCCATGGGAACTTTACCCATAATACAGTTGATGCTTTTCAATCTAGACACACATAAGAGACACCCAGCCTCTCTCGTGTTCCTTAAaccattttttccaaaatagactAAGTTATGAACTGGTCCTTTCACTAATTTGTCTAAACTCAATTCATAAAATAACTTAAGacattttcattaaattcttGCCTGTACGCAGTAAAAATGGTTATCAATACAGTCTACCATTCTAGAAGCTTCTGTGATTAGGTAAGTTATGCCTGACCTGAGTTTTTCTGCCATCGGCTGTAGTTTCTTCAAACTTCTCTCCCAGGTTGCATGAAAACTGTGTTGTTTTCAACGTGCTCTCAGTTTTTATGGTGAGGTGTTTGCCGTCAGTAGTGATGACACAGTCGGGTTTGGCCATGGCCCCCATTTTTCGCAGAGCCATCCCTACTCCTGAAGAAT
Proteins encoded:
- the FABP5 gene encoding fatty acid-binding protein 5 produces the protein MASIQQLVGRWRLVESKGFEEYMKELGVGMALRKMGAMAKPDCVITTDGKHLTIKTESTLKTTQFSCNLGEKFEETTADGRKTQTVCNFVNGALVQHQEWDGKESTITRRVENGKLMVECVMNNVNCTRVYEKVE